CCGGGGGAGCCGGCAGCGCTGCTGCGCACCCAAAACCATCCTCAAGAAACCTCCCGTTGGTCGCTACAGGCGTTAAACCCTGCCCCCAGTTACGCGGCGGCGCTTGCAGTGAAGGGGCATGATTGGGAACTGAAGTGTTGGCAATGGGCTCCGATGTAGATGGTATGTGTTGCTGATGTACACTATAATTCAGGCTGCTGGTTAGACCGTAGGAAAAGTTTCCATATTCAATGTGCAATTAGAAATAGCCGCATTTACGACACACATGTCGCCCCGCTGGGGCTTTGGGTTGTGGGCATACCCTTTTCTATAGACATGTCGCCCCGCTGGGGCTAAAAACCTTAAGATATGCCCGGACTATACACATCGTTTCTCCCCGATAAGATCGGGATTCAAAGCAAGGTTGCGGTGCCGAAATATGAATTTCGACTGACAAGTGATCTAGCAATTTGACTTACTAATAAATGAATCTATTTGACAATTACCATCCGCTTCGTCGCCGTAAAATCCGCTGTCTCCAACCGATAGAAATAGACGCCTGTTGCAACACGCTTTCCTAACGCATTCCGCCCATCCCAATACGCCGCACGATTTCGGGTATGATAAAAAAATAGCGTTGAAGCACGTTCTTCATCATGCGCCCTCTAAGTTGGTGATGAATATCTCACACCTCATGACCAATGAAGCTATGGTAGATTATAGAATTACTTAGACACTGCCGATGCACATGTACAGATTAGGAAATCTGTACCCACAAATAACCCCAAATGTCCACTTATTTCTCTAATTCACCATAAATGAAATCTGATGTGATATTGCCACACGAAATTCACTGCGTTCATCAACTACACGCAATTTAGACACGCAATTTAGATACCACAGTCATCTCCAATCACCCGAAGGAGCTGTGCAAACAACCGAGTTTGTCGGTAAACCCGCTCTCCGGGCGACCTTGCATATGCTTTTGAGGTGAACTGTGAGTTCAAAGGGAGGGTCGTACTTATAGGAAGGTTGTCGAAACCGTGCCACACCATCGTTGCAGAAATGTCACACTAGTAAACCGAGTGACTGCACCTCAATCAGTGGAGATCTAACAAAAAAGTGTAGTTGTTTGTGGCGCGGGTATGTGAATTTATCGAAAAAATTGAGGGGAAATAAAAAAAGCCGTCTCAGAGGAATCACCTCTAGACGGCTTTTCTATCTTTTGTAGGAAATCGTTTGCTATCTGATTACAGATTTAGCTGCAAGTATATCCGTCGTCTTCCCTTGCTCTTGCACTGCAATCAAGGTCTGCAACGCTTTTCTCAGTTCTTGACGGTAGCTATAGGTGAAAAGGATAAATTGGGCCTGTTGCTCAACAGTCAGGATCTGATCGATCTCAGCCATGATCTTTTGTCTTTCAGCAATGAACCCATTCTCGACTTCGCTATGGTGCGTTAAAGCGGTTTGTAATTCGGCGATTCCTGCCTGAGAGTCAGGCGTCGCAGTTTGTAACTGCTTTAGCTGGTTCATACTCTGCCGGTGTTCCCGCCGATACTGCATTTTTAACTTTTCCAACCTGTTGAATTGGGTTAACAAGGGCAGCTTCTGCTCCGCTGTTGGCGAAACCGCATCAACCAATTTCCAAATTTTGAGGGTTTCAACCAATTCAGCCAACTCGCTTGACGTTGTTGGTCGAGGAGACGGCGTATCTGCTTTGAGAAATGGAATCAAGAACACTAGCGCGAGTACCACAGGAATAACGGAGAGTAATAGTAGGTAACGGCGTTTCATAGATAGTATCCTCCTTTGGGAGTTTCTTTAGTCCAAGGTAACAAAATCAATTCGATCTGTCGTCGAAGGAATAGCGTCAGTGAAAACTTCGTTTCCAACAGACTCAACATCAATTTCGGAAGTAATGACATGGAACCATTGATTGACAAGGTCGGTGGAAGCCTCCGAATTTGGTATTCGGATCTCATCGACAAGCGAACTCCGGTTGTCCCAAACTAAAGGCACATCTAGGCGTTGAAGCTCATAATCTACCTGTGCTCGCAACTGTTCTACAGGAATTTCAGCCATGAAACTTGAAGAGATTAGCGTATCAAAAGTGGGGTTTTCGGTCGAAGCCTTGAACAAACGACTAGTGGAAAGTCCCCAAAAACTTAAAAGAAGAATCAGCACGCAAGCCACACCTGCCATTTTCCATCCATGCCTCCTTACCCAAAGGGGCAGGCGGCTTTCTTCAAATGTTTGACTTTGCGAAATCCTTACGCGGAGAGTGGGCCAAAACGCTTTCCATACCTCTGGCGTGGGATACTCTACCGGTAGACTTCTGGCATGATGGATCGTCTCCTCAAAGGTTTGCAATTCCTTTTGGCAGTGAGAGCAATCGTCAATATGGAGTTCTAATTGCTGGGACCGTTTTGGCGACAACGTTCCCTCAATGTATGCTGGTATTAATTTTTCAACTAATTTACACTTCATAACGAGTTAATTTTCTAAGTAAGGTGCAAGTAGGTCACGTAGTTTTCGCGTTGCGCTAAATAGATGGGCTTTGACGCTTCCAACACGCAGATGGAGCGTATCAGCAATTTCGCGAAGCGCTAATCCCTCATAGTGCCTCAAAATAAACACCTGTTTCTGACGCGGAGATAACTGCTGAACTGCATTCCTGATTTCCCTTCCAAGTTCTGCCTGTTCTAAGCCGTGCCCTGTAACATCCTCGGGACCTCCCGAAGGGAATAGGAAATCGTCAGCCGGGAATTCATCGGCAAAAGAGATATTTTTTTGACTTGCGCGACGCCGTGTATAGTCGATGCACGCATTTTTGGCAATCCGATAAATCCATGTGTAAAATGTGGATTTACTTTCAAAACGATTCAGTGCCTTGAAACTTCTAAGAAAAATCTCCTGAGATAGATCATACGCATCCTCTGGATGGTGAGTAAAGTTATAAGCGAGTTCGTAAATTCGCCGCTGATACTTCTGAACTAACTCACCAAAAGCGCGGGTATCTCCGCATTGTGCTCTTTTAACAAGGTAACGATCTGAATCTTCTTTCATGGCATTTGTCCCGTAGTAGACGCAGTAAGTAAAGAAAAGTTTAGGTAGCCCCAGACAGGGTATAATGCTTCTTTACAACCTAGTTAAAATCTTCGGTAATACGGAATGGGATAGAAGGAGGGATAAGTCCAGAGATGGAGCCGGTGAGAGGATTTGAACCTCCGACCTGTTGATTACGAATCAACCGCTCTGACCAACTGAGCTACACCGGCGTATAAGGAGAACGGTCCCAACACAAATGATGAGACCGTAAGGATAGGGATGCCGAGGGGCAGAATTGAACTGCCGACACATGGATTTTCAGTCCACTGCTCTACCTACTGAGCTACCTCGGCACAATCGAGAGCGGGTAGAATAATACCAAATGGAGGAAGTCGATGTCAAGCGTTTTTTATGCTTATATGCGATAGAACGGTTGGCAATAACAACTACAATCAGGCAAATAAAAAAGCCCTATGTGCTGTCCATAGGGCTTAAGCGTAAGAACAGAAGCTGTTCGTTATCGTGGCTGAACGCCCGGCCACTGACCATCGTCCGCCGTCACATCCACGACAATTCCGTCGGGGTCTTCTACCTTGAACGATTCGTCCGGAGGCGAATTCGGATCGTATTCTTCTCCGCCGACCCCATCCGATATAATCGTGAACCCATTCGCCTCACACCGCTTGGCGGCTTCCTGTAGGTCTGGGACACGCACACCGATGTGAAGATAGTCCAACATTCCACCGACGTGCGGCGGTCGTTGGGGCCCATTGTGCTGAAACACCCGGAAGTTGTGGTAGCCATCGGTGAGATCGTAGCAGTCGTCCATCGTCGAGAAAACTTTCAATCCGAGGGCATCACGCCAAAATCGAATAGTCTCTTCCAAATTGGTGGCACGAACGCCGACATGTACGAGGGTTGACATTACTGATTCCTCCTTGTAAAAAAGGTTACAAAGTTTGGGAGTTTGGGCAATTATAGCACACTTGCATCAAGGGTCAAATGAAAAAAAAATCTCCGATCGGATTCCTAATAAGCGGTGATCTTATCCCGAATCTTCGCCAGCGTTTTCTCCCCGATGCCTTTGACATTTGTGAGGTCATCAACGGTAGAAAACCCTCCGGCGGTTTGACGGTATTCAATAATGCGTCTCGCCATTGCAGGACCAATACCGCGTAGTGTTTGCAACTCTTGCAAGGTCGCGGTGTTGATGTTGATGCGCGCTCCGTCTGACGGTGCAGACTGCCTCATGGAAGGCTGCGGAGTTACAGAGGAGCCCGGTGAGGTCGGAATGGTGTACTCCTGAGCAGCGCTGGAGCTAGGCGCAGCCGGTTTCACATCAGGGATTTGGCGAATCATTGGGACATCAATCTGCTGCCCATCACGAATTTTAGCAGCAAGATTGAGACTGTGGATATCCGCTAGATCTGTTCTCCCACCCGCCTTTTCAATCGCCTCATGGACGCGCGCACCGGCGGAAAGATAGTAAACGCCCGGTGACTTCACTGCTCCCGTCACATGGACAGCAACCTCTGACTTTGCAGTGGGTGGCGGTGGCGTGGGTGGCGGTGGGGCTATTTCTGTCTCGACGACGAAATCGGGTTCACCGAGAAAAAGCGAGGGGTGAAAATGCTTTAGCATCCAATATACCCCGCCCGCGAGTATCACGATAACGAGGATAATGATAATTTTTCGATGTTGTGCTTCAAGGCTATCCATCTTCCACCCGCATCGACAAATCTACTTAATCCAACCTCCCCCGACAACGATATCACCATCGTAGAACACCGCTGCCTGTCCCGGAGTCACGGCACGACGTGGTTGATCAAACTTGACTTCTACCTCTGTGTCGCTCAAGGGATTAATCGTCGCCGGTGCACCTGTATCTTTATAGCGAATCTTAACCTCCGCTCGAATCGGCTCCGGCAACTTATCCATCGTCATGAGGTTGACCTCCTCGACCTGCATCGTATCTGCCAAGAGATTTTCGTTCTTTCCAACGACGATGGTGTTGTCGCGGACCTTTAATTCAGTGACATAGAGAGGCGTCTTGGCAGAGATCCCCAACCCTTTCCGCTGTCCAACCGTGTAAAATGGGATTCCCTGATGCTCCCCGAGCACACGTCCCTCTTGATCAACGATATCGCCTTCCTGAATCTTCTCTGGGATCCGATCCTTGAGAAATCGCTTGTAGTTATCGTCTGCAATAAAGCAGAGTTCTTGGCTCTCCGGCTTCTCCGCCGTCCGCAACTGATATTTCCGCGCGACCTCTCTTACTGCATCCTTTTCATACCCACCAAGTGGCATCAACGCTCGGCGCAACTGCGCCTGTGTCAGCGAAAATAGAAAGTAAGACTGATCTTTGCGGGAGTCAAGCCCTTTGCGCAAGATATAGCGTCCCGTCTCCGGATCGTGCTCAATTCTGGCGTAATGGCCTGTCGCCACGTAGTCAACTTCTAATTGCGTTGCGAGTTCAAGTAGTTTCCCAAACTTCAAGTCCTGATTACAGATGACACACGGACTCGGTGTCCGGCCAGAGACGTATTCCTCAGCAAAGTAATCAACGATACTCTGACGGAAAGTCTCTTCGTAATTGACAGCGTAAAACGGTATATCCAGTTGTGTAGCAACGCGTCGTGCGTCCTCAACACCCTCAAGCGAGCAGCAGTTCGGCTTGTCCGACTCGATCTCGATTGTGTCGTGCGTACCGAGTCGCATGGTAATTGCAATCACATCATAGCCGGCTTCGACCATCAACGCCGCGGTCACTGAACTATCAACACCACCGCTCATCGCAGCGATAACTTTTGTACCCAATCTAATCACCTATGTCTACAGTTTGCGGAATGAAACTATATGAAGGGTGCCCATAATTATTGCCCCAATAGGATCGGGGCTGAAGTGCGTAACTTCTCATTACGTATCATTCCGAATGATGCCGATTCAAGTGTTCGATGTGATTCTGGTTGAGTTGCCGCATTTCGCTTCTCACATCGCCCAACTCTTTTCTTACATCACGAATTTCTGCTTGCATATTGGACAGTCGTTGATTCATCTCCGATCTCACATCTGAAAAACCTTGATTCATTGTAGAGACGATCTCAACGAACCTCTTATCCATCCGTTCCTCGAGGCGTTCTAAGGCATGAAAGAACGTATCGGCTTGTTGTCGTATCGTTTCATCTTGCTTATCTATCCGCTTTTCCAACCGTTCGGCTATCGTTTTCAGTCGTGACAGTATCACGATAAGCTGTCCGATGATTGTTGCAACAGCAATTCCTGTCACGATCAGATGTGAGGGCGACCATTCACCCATCTATCTTACCCCCTCTCCTCTCTGAAGCGTACGATAGCGTTTTGTTGCGCTGCCTATGTGCTGCTTGTCTCCATGAGTGGATCTAACCAGTTGCCACACCGGCGTGATTTATTTAAGGATAGCATACGCTCTCATGCGTTGTCAAGATCATCATAATATCTATAGGGCTATTTAGTGAGATGTCGGGATTCGGAGATCCCTCCTACAGAAGAACTAAGTGACCCTATAATATCTAGAAAATTTTGATAATTTTACTTGACCACTTCACGTTTGTGTGGTATAATTCACATTAAGGAAAACAAGAGTTGGCATTTTGTGAAATACCTATTCCTTTATAACCCAGTGAGAGTATGATTCATATACACAAAGAAAGGAACCTCAAGTGAAAATAGTATCTGCATCAAAAGTAACCAAGGCAATCCATGTAATCAAGGATCAGACTTGCGAAAAGTGTGGCACACAAGCGAAGGGCTTTGTTTACCGCAAAGCGCTTCCGATTTACTACTGTCGCAAATGTTTGCGCGACGAGATTGACGCTCGTGGACAACTTGTTGCGTAAACATAGTTTAAAAATAGAAGTTACGCACTTCCTTAGGGAATACCAATCGGTGTTCCCTACGGTTCTTTATGGCGTCTCTATTGTAGTTTCCCGATTCATCGGGCGCCAATAGTGTGCCTGATGCCTCTAACCGTCATCAAGCCTTAAAACGGTCTTATCGGTTGCGATCCCCCGATCGTGGCGGTATAGCCCCCGGTATGATGTAGTATTTCCCGTTTGTGACCACGGTGATACGGCGCTGGAATTTGTCAGCGTCAACAAGTACACCACCCTCAGGACCTAACGGGACGGCAGCCCCAATAATGTTGGTTTGTGCACCGGCGCGGCGGACAACTTCAATTGCCTCTGTATATGTATACCCTGTTCCTGGCCCGCTACTGGGGAGTTCATCAGTGACAATAATCAACACCAACTGCCGATCATCAGGCGTTTGGAGTTTGGGGACCCCTTCCATAATTGCGTCCAGCAGATGTGCACTACCACGCTTTGACCTCCGAAACAACTTCTTGACCTGCTCGGCATTTAACGGCGGTTTCGTTATTGTAACCGAACTTCTGCCGCCTCCCGCTGCCCAGAACCGGATGACTCCAAACCGAGAGTCTAGCCCTCCGCCGTCCAAAACATGGACCAACCTATCCAGTCCTGTGCAGATTTCCTCCACTTTATTTTCCATGCTCAAACTAGAGTCAAAGATAAACACGATATCGACAGGTTGCGTCACTGTCTTAGCGATATGTTGAGCGATGCGCTCGAAAACCATGTCAATCCTGGGTAAAAAGGGCATAGGCCTGTTTCCTAGATCTTCACCTTTGGCTAGAGCCTCATGTTCGGCTAGAGGCATATGTTCGATCTGGTACCATTCACCGCCGGTCAGGTTAGCTAATTGTATCTGTACCGCTTCGTCGATTCCAAGGATATTGATCTGAACTCCATCTTGCTTGCACCGGTCCACGATTTTCTCGACGAGCTCATTTTCACGTCCGATTCCCCAGTCCGTTTTCAACGCCTTATTTGTCATAACAATAAAGAACTTTTCGGTATTCAGGAAGTGCCTTTCGGCTTCCCAGGAGAATTCCAATTCTGCAAGCCCTGTCATGATCGCGTCAAGCCCGTCTCTGGCAACTATGCCCTTAAATGTTAGAAATTTCTCGGAGAATCGGCTCCAACCTCTTGTAAATATGAGAAGCCCTTTCTCTAGCGGTTTGCCTCTGGCTTCTGAGGCGTCCGCTTGGAAATAAATGAAGGTGACCCGATAATCAATCATTGACTCGTCAAAGACGCTGGCCATATCGGCGATCCATCTTTGAAATTTTTCCACTCTCCTATCTAATTTCTTAACTAACAGCATCCAATCAACAATAAACACGAGATCGACCGTCTGATTCGTGCTCTGACGACTCACACGCTGGGCAATTTCCACGAGACTTTGACCAATATCAGCCAATGGTTCGTCCATAACGAGAATGGGCTCCGTCTGGAGCGTTGTCTTTGATTCCGAGCCACGCTGCAAGGTTTCGTCTGTAACGGAAGGAGGGGGTTCCGTCACTTTTTGAGCCGTAAGTCCACCTTCGGAGATAGCAACCGTCGCAGGCTTTGGGGCATCAAACTGTACCGTAATTCCTCGGCTCTGGAAGGCAGGAATGTAAGTGTAGATTGATGCGTTATTGAGGGGGTTTTGAGTCACATCAACAATGTCTCCCGCCCCCAATCCCGGATTTGCTACCAGAGGGTGTTGTTGTTAAGCCCCAGCCATGTCAGGTGAGTCAAGCCTGCCACAGGCGAGATGTCCGATATGCTGTTGCTCCCAAGGGCCAGCACTGTCAGGTTAGTTGCATGTTCAAGTCCGGTCAGCGTATGAATGTTGCTGTTTCCAGCCACAAGGCGCGTCAAAGTCGCCATCTCTCCTACGGTAATTGGGGCACCCGGTACTTTACCGAGAGCGGTCTCAATGACAGCGCGGAGGTTGCGGTCAGGGATATCCTCCGCCGTTAGCTCGTTAACCCCTACCGTAACCCCTCTACCTTGGAGGGTAGGAACGTGGGTATGGATTGATGCGTTATTGAGGGGGTTTTGAGTCACATCAACAATGTCTCCCGCCCCCAATCCCGGATTTGCTACCAGAGGTGCCCACAAGCCACAACTGTCTCAGATTGGCTAAGCCTACTACTGCTAAGATATCCGATATATTATTGTTGTTAAGCCCCAGCCATGTCAGATGAGTCAAGCCTGCCACAGGCGAGATGTCCGATATATTGTTGCCCCCAAGATTCAGCCCTGTCAGGTCAGTCAAGCCTGCCACAGGCGAGATGTCTGATATATTGTTGCCCCCAAGATGCAGCCACTGCAATCTGGTTAAGATTACTACCACTGAGATGTTTGATATATCGTTGCCCCAAAGCCACAACTGTGTCAGGTTGGCTAAGTCTATCATAGGTAAGATGTCCGATATATTGTTCCCCCCAAGATGCAGCCGCTGCAGCTCGGTTAAGCCTGCTACCACTGAGATATCCGATATATTGTTGCCCCAAAGCCATAGCTCTGTTAGGTTGGTCAAGCCTGCCACAGGCGAGATGTCCGATATACTGTTGCCCCCCAGATCCAGCACTATCAGCTTGGTTGCGTATTCAAGTCCGGCCAGTATCTGAATGCCGCTTTTTCTTGCCTCAAGGCGCGTCAAAGTCGCCATCTCCACCGCAGTGATTGGGACACCTGACGCTTTGCCGAGGGCGGTCTCAACCGCAGCGCGGAGGTTGGGGTCGGGGATGGCTACTGTCTGTGCCATCGCCGTTGATGGAATTGATACATACACTAGGAGAAATAAAATCAAATGGAACAATTGTTTTGTCATTGATTTATCTCCCGTATCGTTGGGAATATCTGGGAGGTATTTGTGCCCCAGTTGTCAGGACATTCGCAAAACAAAAAAGGGCGTACCCGCGGGTGCGCCCTTTTTTCGTTGTTCGCTTGAATCGCTAATTATCATCCTCACGTTCACTGAGCAACTCACCACGTGCTAAACGTTCCGCATTCTCGGTTGACCAAAGGATATTCTTCATCAACTTCTGTGCGGTGATGTAACGGGTCGCTGCGAGGAGATGCATCCGCTTCTCCTCGGTATCGTCGGTCAGTGCATAGTGCCTAAAGGCGACTTCGAGCACTTGGAACATGTGAAGTTCAGCATCTTCACGGAGTAAAATATGAGCCAATGCACGCTTGAGCGCGTCAATGTCATGCCCCTCCTCCAGATATTGGTTTACAAGGATTTCCGCTTCGTAAACCTTCTGGAAGTCGGCAAATTCCTGAAAACGATCCAACATCTCATCAACGGAGTCAAAGGTTTCATCAAGCCGTTGACCGGGGCGAGGAATGCGTGCTGCCGGCATGTTCAACCAGCGTAGGTAGTTCAGGAACACGGCACCGTGGAAGATTCCTCGCAAAAGGTCTGCACTCGGCGCGTAGTGGAACGTGCAGTAGAGCGCGTGTGCGTAGGAGTAGATATTTGCCACATCGTGCCAATCCCCCTCATTCTTGAGATGGAAGCGTGCGGTCCGAATCGCCGAAGCGTAAATCATAGCTCGGCAGATGTCGGTAGGTTTCACGCCGGCGCGAAGTTTCTCCTCAATCTCCGCAACAATCGGCACAAAATCGTCGCCAAGCATCGTTGGGGTAAACTCCGAAATATCGAGCTCCGCCTCGTTGGCTTGGTTCTCCTGCCAGATTTCATCGAGGCGATCGAAGATTGGCTCTAACACTGGCACACTATCCGCCCATCGAGATGTCTCTTCATGCCGCGTCCGGCTGACCAAATCAACTACGATCGGACGCAAGATCTCGTGTGCACCCTCCCATTTGATGTAATCCAACGCCTCAAACATCTTGTTCGCAAAGTCGAGAGCATGACCGTCGCCGGTGAAATAGAAGTCGGTAGCAGCGGTGAACACAAAATCTGCTATGACCGATTTACCGTATCCACGGTCATTCAGTGTAAGTAGAATGCGCTCTGCAGCGCCCCGGTCCCGTTTGTCGATAAAATAACGGAACCATCGCTTCAGGGTTGTGAGGTCGTGCTCCTCTGCCATCGAGGGAAAGGGCGCGCGGTATGGACGCGAACTCCCCGATGTCCGACGACTGATCTGCACAAGCCCATGCACGAGAAATAGGTTGTGATCTTTCGGGGCAACCTCGTCCCACAAATTTGCTGCGAGCGTAAGAATCGCCACACCGGACGACCAACCCTCACTACTTTTGTGGGCACCATAGTGAAGTCCCTGTTGGATAATCTCCTGTGGTGTTGCCTCCGCATCGGTGAGGGCTGTGACCGCCTTCGCAATGAAGAAGGAGCTCCGATCCTTGAGTCCGCGCTCAAGGGCGCGCTTGCCACGGTCAATGACACGACGTTTCGCTGCGGCTCGCTCTCCACGGGCAAGCCCAACGTACAGATACCCATCATCGCGTATCGTAACAGGAAACGCCTTCAGATCGTCCCCAAATTCAAGAAAGCAACCGCCCGATTTGAGGTCAAATTCCCAATGATGCCAGTGGCAAATCAACACACCATCTCGGACACTGCCTTCGGACATCGGGTAGCCCATGTGCGGACAACGGTTGTCTACCGCGTAAAATTTATCCTGATACTTAAAGACAGCAAGGTGCGTTCCATCTACATGAAAAGGTTTCCCATCGCCTTCTCCAACGGTATCGGCGGGGCAAAGTTGGTGATAGACCAGATCGGTTTCCTCCACAACATCTACAGTTGGAAGATCTTCAAAGTTGATTGAACCTGCCGGTGTTTCTTGAGAGGTACGGGGTGAAATACTCATGGTGTCAACCTCCTTGTCACGTGAGCCGTCAAATGTGAGAAATTACCGCCGTTTTTTTATTGAATCTGACTTATTGTAAAGTGTAGCGCGTTTGGCATGTCTTGTCAACCCAATTAAAAAGTGTTGTATTTTATTTATAGTGAATTCAAAAAATAAATAAACACTTTCGCCCCTCTGTGCAGCGATCCCGATTTATCGGGCCCGGTAGGTGCGGTTTGTAACCGCACCGGTTTTGAGTGTCCCATTAATTCTAAGGTCCACTATAGACGTGTTGACAATAAGAAATCTAGATCCTAAGCACGCATAGTAGATTTTGTCCAGCTATGGAAGACACGCAATCAGTTGCACGAGTATAATCCTAATGGGAAACCATCACTCGACCACTTCATTAGGATCGTCAGCAGAGAGATCCTCGCCCCGATGAAGGCGTAGTGCTAGATTTGCCGTCTGTCGTAACGCACGAGCGGTTGGTGCGTGTGCTGCTAAGTACCGGGCAGCTGCAACTAATGTCATCTGAGCAGACTCTTCCTCCAACTCCTCCATTTGATGTAGCGCAGCTTCAAGCATCTGGAAGGAGTGGAACTCCGCGTCTTCGCGCAACAGGACGTGCCCTAGTTTCTGGATGATAGCGGCACGGGGGTGCCCGAGCGAGAGGTAGCGGTAGACATACATACCTGCCTCATCCGCTCTGGCTTGCGTGTTAAGAAGGTTCACGAAGCCATTGAGCAGTTCATCCGCGTCTGTTGGAAGCGTGTCAGTCTCCCGTCGATGTTGTGGTAGCCGTGCAGCGGGCATGTTAAACCAGCGATCAAAGTAAATTGCTACTGCACCATGAAAAATGCCACGGGCAAGTTCCAACGATGGGGCACGCTTTGCACACTGATGAAGCGCATTGGCGTAGGTGTAGGTGTGTAGCACCGCGATCCAGTCACCAAACTCATTTTTTGTATGAAAACGAGCAATCCGCATCGCCGCCGCGTAGGCAAGCGTCTGCGTTAATTCCGTCAGCGTCGCTCCCTCCTTGAACGCCGACTTGAGTGCCTCCACCGTGGCAAAGGGATCATCGCCTAGTAAAACCTCGACCAGTTGCTCAGCACCCTCCCACTGTTTACCTGCGCCTTCTGCTGCAAGTGCTTCCAATTCTTCAAATGAATCGTTGAGCAGGGGAACAAAATCTATCGGACTGCGCCACCGATTCTCTTCTTCAGCCCGTGATGAACCCGCGAGACCACTGGCGAGCGTTGGCAGAATTTCACACCCCTTATCCCAACCGATACGGTCTAGCAGTTCAAAGCTCTTGTTGATAAAATCGAGTATGTGTCCACCATCCCGGTAGAAGTGATCCGTCGCTGCGGCGACCATCATATCGCAGACCTGTGCAGGCGTTCCTCCGGACGAGATCGCTGTCAACAGCGTACGCTCTGCGCCATCGGCATTGCGGACTTCGATGAAATATCGGAACCATTCTTTCAAGCGTTCAATTGAATGTCTATCTGTCTCCAGAGGCATGAGTTCCACACGCGGCGGGGAAGCCGCTACCTCCTGTGAAACGTGGAGTAATCCCTGATAGAGTGCAAGCACTCTGTCCTCTTCTGCAAGTTGTGGGACGACATTTGCCATCGCTGTGAGAATGGTCAACCCGGGTCCCCAGCCAGCGCGGCGCCTATGTGCACCATACAGTGCACCAACCTCAACGATATCGTCCGCTGCGGCGCGATGTGCGCGAAGTGCAATGACTGCCTTAGCGATAATCAGGTTGATGTTCTGCTCAAGTCCTTCATTCAAACGTCGTTTCCAATGCACAGTGGGATCATCCCCGTTTGCATGGACATTGACATAAACCTGTCCATCATGGGTTTTAACCGGATAAGATTGAACATCGTCTGCAAACGGATCGAACGTGCAGCCACTCTCCAGATCGAACCGCGCGTGATGCCAATGGCAGATCAGAATGCCGTTATGAATTGTTCCTTGACTCAGGGGATACCCCATGTGTGGACAACGATTGTCCACGGCACGGATCTTTCCCTCACTACAAGTCAGGGCAACCGAATGTCCTTCGATATTGACAGCAATAATTGATCCTTCGGGGATGTCTTCGACACGGATGCATTGTACGAAGTCAGACGTCATTTCAGCCATTTTGCACACTCCTCATT
This Candidatus Poribacteria bacterium DNA region includes the following protein-coding sequences:
- a CDS encoding zf-HC2 domain-containing protein, which translates into the protein MKCKLVEKLIPAYIEGTLSPKRSQQLELHIDDCSHCQKELQTFEETIHHARSLPVEYPTPEVWKAFWPTLRVRISQSQTFEESRLPLWVRRHGWKMAGVACVLILLLSFWGLSTSRLFKASTENPTFDTLISSSFMAEIPVEQLRAQVDYELQRLDVPLVWDNRSSLVDEIRIPNSEASTDLVNQWFHVITSEIDVESVGNEVFTDAIPSTTDRIDFVTLD
- a CDS encoding VWA domain-containing protein, with amino-acid sequence MTQNPLNNASIYTYIPAFQSRGITVQFDAPKPATVAISEGGLTAQKVTEPPPSVTDETLQRGSESKTTLQTEPILVMDEPLADIGQSLVEIAQRVSRQSTNQTVDLVFIVDWMLLVKKLDRRVEKFQRWIADMASVFDESMIDYRVTFIYFQADASEARGKPLEKGLLIFTRGWSRFSEKFLTFKGIVARDGLDAIMTGLAELEFSWEAERHFLNTEKFFIVMTNKALKTDWGIGRENELVEKIVDRCKQDGVQINILGIDEAVQIQLANLTGGEWYQIEHMPLAEHEALAKGEDLGNRPMPFLPRIDMVFERIAQHIAKTVTQPVDIVFIFDSSLSMENKVEEICTGLDRLVHVLDGGGLDSRFGVIRFWAAGGGRSSVTITKPPLNAEQVKKLFRRSKRGSAHLLDAIMEGVPKLQTPDDRQLVLIIVTDELPSSGPGTGYTYTEAIEVVRRAGAQTNIIGAAVPLGPEGGVLVDADKFQRRITVVTNGKYYIIPGAIPPRSGDRNR
- a CDS encoding VOC family protein; translated protein: MSTLVHVGVRATNLEETIRFWRDALGLKVFSTMDDCYDLTDGYHNFRVFQHNGPQRPPHVGGMLDYLHIGVRVPDLQEAAKRCEANGFTIISDGVGGEEYDPNSPPDESFKVEDPDGIVVDVTADDGQWPGVQPR
- a CDS encoding 4'-phosphopantetheinyl transferase superfamily protein translates to RKEGFFNCWTRKEAYIKAEGKGMSIPLSAFDVSLTPGEPAALLRTQNHPQETSRWSLQALNPAPSYAAALAVKGHDWELKCWQWAPM
- a CDS encoding sigma-70 family RNA polymerase sigma factor, with protein sequence MKEDSDRYLVKRAQCGDTRAFGELVQKYQRRIYELAYNFTHHPEDAYDLSQEIFLRSFKALNRFESKSTFYTWIYRIAKNACIDYTRRRASQKNISFADEFPADDFLFPSGGPEDVTGHGLEQAELGREIRNAVQQLSPRQKQVFILRHYEGLALREIADTLHLRVGSVKAHLFSATRKLRDLLAPYLEN
- the mnmA gene encoding tRNA 2-thiouridine(34) synthase MnmA, which codes for MGTKVIAAMSGGVDSSVTAALMVEAGYDVIAITMRLGTHDTIEIESDKPNCCSLEGVEDARRVATQLDIPFYAVNYEETFRQSIVDYFAEEYVSGRTPSPCVICNQDLKFGKLLELATQLEVDYVATGHYARIEHDPETGRYILRKGLDSRKDQSYFLFSLTQAQLRRALMPLGGYEKDAVREVARKYQLRTAEKPESQELCFIADDNYKRFLKDRIPEKIQEGDIVDQEGRVLGEHQGIPFYTVGQRKGLGISAKTPLYVTELKVRDNTIVVGKNENLLADTMQVEEVNLMTMDKLPEPIRAEVKIRYKDTGAPATINPLSDTEVEVKFDQPRRAVTPGQAAVFYDGDIVVGGGWIK
- a CDS encoding helix-hairpin-helix domain-containing protein produces the protein MDSLEAQHRKIIIILVIVILAGGVYWMLKHFHPSLFLGEPDFVVETEIAPPPPTPPPPTAKSEVAVHVTGAVKSPGVYYLSAGARVHEAIEKAGGRTDLADIHSLNLAAKIRDGQQIDVPMIRQIPDVKPAAPSSSAAQEYTIPTSPGSSVTPQPSMRQSAPSDGARININTATLQELQTLRGIGPAMARRIIEYRQTAGGFSTVDDLTNVKGIGEKTLAKIRDKITAY